A region of the Perca flavescens isolate YP-PL-M2 chromosome 15, PFLA_1.0, whole genome shotgun sequence genome:
GGGTGTAAAGTTCTGTTTGGGTGGAGGATGTGCAATAAAGGGGTATTGcacagtttttcttttcatattcaattcaattttatttatagtatcaaatcataacaagagttatggTGATGGTGGTTACGGtgagctgcaaccatgatttaggtgccaccctagtCCAAAGAAAACTTCTGGGCATACGTAGACCACATTGGACCAGGTCCAGATCCAAAACCACTAtttataattttaaattttgacatGTCTAGTGGTTTTGGATCTGTACCTGGGCTAATATGGtctacatgtgaaaaaaaactgtgaaatctCCCTTTTATTGCATTCTTATAAAgacaataaagctttcacaaatctaaaagtgtgttttagacataattaataatttacctTAATGACTAACACGCTTTCAGTGCAGTCAGGTTCAAAAAAGGATCAGTCACTCAGCAATGTAAGTTATGTTTCCCTGCTAAATCAGACGCTGTGAATCGGAAGCTAACTTTAGCTTTAAGTTTCCCTTAAATTTCCCCTTAACTGCCGATTCAAAGCTACAAATCGGAAGCCAACTTCAGCGTTGTCATTCATTGAGTGACCGGTATACCACAGTTAAAATGTCCTTGCTGACACTAGTTTGACACAAGTTTCCTCAACAGGTCTAAATGCTGCTGGGCTTCCTTATGCAGAGTCTGCGTGCTGTGAGAAGACAGATGTATCTCCGTCCCTAGGTAGGCTATGATCAACTGGCTGACCATTGATGCTGCCCTGTCCAAGACAACTATTGTGaatagcagtggtggaagaagtatttaagtcctttacttaagtaaaagtactaataccacactttaaaaatactctgttacaagtcaaagtcctgcattgaaaatgttactgtaagtatgtaaagtatgtaagtagcatcaggaaatgtacttaaagtattaaaagtaaaagtactccatGCAGGAAAAAAACCTCACATGTAAAAAACTGAACACGATCAAAACCgttctgtgtttaatggtctaaccagcaaaacaacaataaaacatggtatttcatgaactgtgtaaaatgtgttttgtgtgcaaaaatcttaatgtgtaaagtaactaggaACTAAAGCTGTCAAGTTAACACAGTGGAgtacaaagtacaatatttctctctgaaatgtagtggagtagaagtagaaagtggcatgaaaagaaaagactcaaagtACAAGTTCCCCTTAAATTTGTACAGCACAGCATCTTGTAGAGTTAACATAAAAAATGAGTCCCtaagattataaaaaaaagagatgtcATTAAGGAAGGTTATTTAAATTCTACAACTGAACTTGACATGTATTGAAAACCTGTATTAGAGACACTGAAAGCGTCATGGTGGTTAAGAATGACACGTTTTTAGATGTTCCTGTAAAAACAGCCccaaattataaataataaaatcttccTGAAAAGAAATCTGAACAACTTGATTGCCTCACAGACATCAATGAATAATTTTTTTCCCCCGAATGATTAGAAGAAATACTggatataaaatgtataaacaaaaaaacaaatgtcaatATAACGCTCGACCCGTTCAATAAGGGATAGGTAAAAGCCCTAGGCTTATCATGTCTTTAATATCTATTGTTGCTTCTGCTGAATGACTCAGCAAATTACTTTTTCTTCAGGACTCATTCATGTTTTGGGGTGCAAAAGGCCAGGTTGCTGTAACCTGTCAAAAGGACAGACATTTCCACGCAGACTTTTACTGTTTACACCTGCTACATCCAGTAAGACATTTCATTTTCTAAACAATGATACAAAGTGATGCACAAGAAGAAATACAATAATAGTCAATAGTCAGGAAAGGCGCCCTGAGGAGTCAGtaccttgctcaagagcaccttggcagtgcccaggaggtgaactggcacctctccagctaccagtccaccaccatactttggtccgtatggggaccATATAGTTTTGGGACACTTTTATAACTTGTAGGCTTGTTGGTGAGGGAGAGATCACGGATGAAAAACTTGGAGGAAAGGCTTGTCACTAATAGCTGGTCCACCTTAAAGCCACCCCACCTTAAGTTAGTGAGCCTGAGCTGAAGTTGTTGCTATCTCTGGGGCTAACccccttccctttttttttttttttttaaccagcagGTAGCAAGCGAGACACAGGAACCTGGCTtgggtggccgggttagctcagttggggGAGCAGGCGCACACTCTGTATATGGGGGTGTACTCCTTGACGCGGAGGCCGCAGGTTCggctctgacctgcagccctttgctgcatgtcgttccccctctctctctccactttcatgttttcatctgtcctgtggaattaaaggcctaaaatgccccgggaaaaaaaatctttaaaaaaaaaaaaaaaggaactctGGCTTGGGTCTTGAGGAGAGAGGACTGCTTTCTGTAATGTGTTCTCTTAATCCAGAGTTTGATCACCGCAGAAACTTTCATCTGAACCAGTAGTTGTACTGCTGTCAAAAACATAGTTCTGATATCTGACATGTGACTGCCTGGTGAATCTTTTGTTGAAGTCTTTTCCACGCTCAGCCAGTAATACGTGTTATTCAAAGTGTCCTTTCAATCCTCACGGTCtatcagtctcaggttcagaagagtctccagtcttgTCATCAGTTTCTGGTTCTGGATGTCTATGTGGATCAGAtttctccatcagcttctgctTCCATCTGTTCCGTTTGTTGCTGATGGAGCCAAGTGGATCTTTGGTCTTAAACATTTCACCCgagtcttttctttcctttgtgAGTTCTCAGGTGCCTCTTTAAACTACAACTCCATGCAAAACATttcttacaaactgagcagctgaatcttttctctcctgtgtgggttgtcatgtgtttctgtaaagtAGCTTTATATCCAAAAGCTttcttacaaactgagcagctgaaagctttctctcctgtgtgggttATCATGTGTCTCTGCAAATGGCTTTCCCGCAGAAAACCTTTCTTACAAACTGAGCAACGGACATATTTCAATCCTGAGTGTgttctcatgtgtctcttcagagAGCTCTTGCTGCCATATCTTTTGGCACACTTAGAGCAGCTAAATTGTTCATCACCAGTACTACATCTGGTATCACTGACAGGAACGTCGTCGTTTTCCAAAGACTTTAAAGCTGAATGAGCTTCTCTGGTCTCCTCCTGATCctcactgtcatcagtctcaggttcagaagagtctccagtcttgTCATCAGTTTCTGGTTCTGGATGTCTATCTGGATCTGatttcctggctggttctggtcctccacagtcctctccatcagcttctgtttccatctgTTCAGTtggtctctgatgaagctgtgagggcTGACAACCGACAAGCTGATGGTTTCTGAGCTGCTGGAGCCTAGTGGATCTTTGGTCACTaacactgcagctgaaaggtctctctcctgtgtgggttctcatgtgtctcttcagagATCTCTTGCTGCCATATCTTTTGGTACATTTAGAGCAGCTAAATTGTTCCTCACCAGTACTACATCTGGTATCACTGACAGGAACGTCGTCCTTTTTCAGAGACTTTAAAGCCGACTGAGCTTCTCTGGTCTCCTCCTGATCctcactgtcatcagtctcaggttcagaagagtctccagccTGGTCAGTATGTGGTTCTGGATGTCTATCTGGATCCAACTTCCTGGCTGGTTCTTGTCCTTTACAGTCCTTCAAAGGTTTCCTTACTCTGTGGgttctcatgtgtctcttcagatTTGACTTGAAGCCAAATCTTTTTCTACACTTGGAGCAGCTGAATTGTTTCTCACCAGTACTACATCTTGAATCACTGACAGGAACGTCATCCTTTTTCAAGGAGTTTAGACCTGACTGAGCTTCTCCGGTCTCCTTACACTCACCGCTGTGATCCAtctcaggttcagaagagtctccagccTGCTCTTCGGTATCTTGTTGTAAATgtaatgggaacttggtgatgtcagcctcctccagcccttgaagcccCCTTGTCCCCTGTTTCTCTTTAATTTCCTCACTCGCCGACAGCTGATGGACATCTgcaagaaacagacagagaattGTTTTTGTTCATTCACATCACAGCTCAAAACTATTCTTATTGAATGTCAATAGATCACGGAGCATCAAACAGCTGCAAACTGTTCACTCAGCCGTGTCAGTAGTTGGTTACTGAAATCCGAAGTCAATATGGCATCGGTTGTTAGACTAGCAGTATCCATATGAATGGCAATGCAGATTTCCAAGCcttgttttgatttgttttgacttAAATGCACTAAATATTTAATGGATCAGCACATTGGGTAAGTTGTAAGAATATGTGACCCCACTGTGACTGCTTAATAAAGGATTTAAACTTCAAAATATTGTTTGGGGTAGTTATGTCATCCCTTCAAACTAATCTGGACACGTTTTCTCATTTGGAGTCATCACAGAGCCAGTACCTCAGAGGTCACCATGttttattgtagcctatttTAATAGGCAGccacaaaacaaaaatctaaGCAAATAAATGACAAACTTCTATAAAAGCCAATTAACAGCCAAACACTTAATCATAATATCACAATAAGAATAAATCAGATTTGCGCTCCTTACCCTTACCTCAGCTTTATAAATAAGTTAAACATGTAATATTGTTGCCAGGATTACAAATAGATGGTACATTCAAACAGACAGGTCTCTGTTCCATCTGTCAATTAATTAGTGCTGCTCccttttagtcgattagtcaactaatctgtcattttggtcttagtcaacttagatttctttagtcgattagtcgtgttttatgcttttttcatgctgaatgacttatttccaagaaacgtacgagcacatctctggtaaacacaagaattaaagtggtgcttttgcatgactcttttcagggaaactcagatttacagatcggtcgattaaatcaactaatcgtttagtcgatacaattgaatgagtgttagtcgactaacggtacagatccactttTGCGACACGACTGTTGCATGGTGTCgcatttcttcaatcgagcacagccctacaatTAATAGGTGAAACATTGACATTGTAACATTGTAGCCTGGTTgacagagcaaatctcaaatttacGTAGATATAAACATGGCACCCGTGGATGTAATGTATTCAGCATGGCCAGACTAcgtacagcagcagcagcgccctCTGCGGTCACAGTTTCTGACGAGTCATCTTTCGGTGCATTACCTGCCGGTCTCAGAATGGGACTAAAAAACACGAACGATGGGCAAATTGACCCCAAGATTTCAACAGCCTATATAGGCCAATATTCTTATCTTAGATTAAGAATAGACTAATTTTATTGTAATAGTCGAGTAAATGCTCgcagggaggagagaagagtgTTTATAAATGAACAAACCTGTCCTTTGTAACCGAAGCTGAGGGGTGAAAACAGAGTCCAGAAGTTTCCGTTGTCGCTCGTTCTCCTCTTTTGACCGACACCGttcctcctcgtactctgctatcgttctttcaaacagcccaaatatctcttcagcagccgcGGTTAGTCGCTGCTTCACCGACTCTCTCAGCATTTGGGCCTTAGACATCTTCACACAATCACAGAAACTCCGTCAGACagacacttttttcgacacaaaCTCTTGGAAAAACACTCTTCGCCATACGCTCTCTACCGAACAGTAATTCGGACTAGCTCTTTGTTAAGACCCCTCCAAAGCGCGTGGTGGGCGGCGCTGTCTCAATGTAGCCTGCAGCGAAGGAGCattcaacaatagtcctcattaatctTGTGATGTGTGTGGGCGGTAGCCTACCGTCCTCCAGACTACGGTAAAGTTAGAAAGCTATGACGTAACATATTTGATTGTGTTTTCTTCCCTTTTATCTCCATAAATTAAAATCCATAATTGTTGATTGGtcttctgtcagctttgtttggcacagctccgtgctgccttcacggaaacgggacgtcagagcatcatcttaaatgagctccGTACTTCGGcgtgaagctgcgttcagataaaaaaaaaaatgggaaaaaaaatatatctattacagtaacagtttttcgtcagatCTTTTATAGAACACAACGTTTCCTactgcagcttcatttcacggagaaagaaaagagacgagcgagagatatcgactgtgctttgttgtttggcaaacatttgGCTGTTtcacaaactcccgggcagttcagggcttgtgtttggtgttttaaaacatttttgttgaagcgatagaggcagtgatgtaaCTGTTTACTGTACGGGGTTCTCACGCCTCCTCAAAACGCAGCGcgtttttttctatttactcgcaagacaggcgatagcaaacctagactcttctaagcaTCAAAAAAGGACTCTCACTAACTTTCAGAGGTTGTAGCCTAAACGTATTTCCATTCGGAAGTTAATCcttctgcttttaccccttgataagtgccagcttggtttccgttggaacaattcgattatagatttagatttgaatggttaatttgaatgttaaattgcttgCTGTTTttgattggctactgttagtgtcTGTAATACCTAATTAaagtttgaatgttacatatctagtcgttctgattggctgctgttagcttatttaaattgaatgtcaaatagttttgttttttttaaacacctgTAAAGCTGTGGAGCTGGGAGGGTCGTCTGTACCTGGCCATCTGGTACAGAAGGCTAAAAGAGACTGCTCTCCTGGGAGTCTCAAAGCTGTTATATACTAGACTTACTCTCTCTCAGCTGGTCTCAGTACTGCATCCATCTGCCATTGTGttctttgtttggtttgtaCACCTTACAACACACATAACACCATTCATTCACTCATCCACACATGGCAAACACGACTGATGTCTTCTACATTTACACACCCCACTATTGCATTTAGGTTTAGTTAATTTGTGTTATTAGTATTTTTagttaaataaactactttttgGTTATTCTATGTGTTGCTCCCTTTTGTTGCCTTGAGCCAGACGGTAACAATATTCACATGGATCttttgatacctgggaaacaaatacatatgttgtttgtcattcaatgatatgatttttgataacaatagtaacaacaataataggcctaatattagggcgtaatcattaatattcggggcaattagcctacatcttatttgatggggggcggttagggacctggataatggataggggaGGCGCTGGCACataaaaaggttgagaaccggggtgcccggatagctcagttgcaggcgcccatatatagaggtttactcctcaacgcagcgggcccgggtttgactctgacctgcagccctttgctgcatttcCCCGTTcaagtcttcagctgtcctgtcaataaaggcctaaaaatgcccaaaaagtaatttttaaataaataaataaaggttgagaaccactggcttTGACAGTGTAATtgtaatttacatttttttgtggtttaATTAATTGAATTAGTGGTAAATTATAGGTTTGTTGTTCTATTGCTAACATTTCACAGTTTCTGTCTTGAGTTTATGGAAAGGGACTATTCTCCTCCCCTCCCGCCTTCGCTTTCAGCCTTGTAAAAATCTAGATAAGGATGCTGCTCTCCCAAAACACTGTTCATTTTCTTAGACTTAAGTGAACATTCTATGCACAGAGaataaaaattattaaaatactttGTTGAGTGAAGCCTTATTTCAGATCTAACCCTAGGTATTATAACTCCACCAAGCCAAGTAATAAGTAAACATACAAAGTTTGGTTTAAAGCTATGCTTTGGCAGGCATTCAGATCTGGGAAGTTTGTGTGTGACTCTACGTGAGGTTTGTCCTTGG
Encoded here:
- the LOC114570155 gene encoding zinc finger protein 84-like, which codes for MSKAQMLRESVKQRLTAAAEEIFGLFERTIAEYEEERCRSKEENERQRKLLDSVFTPQLRLQRTDVHQLSASEEIKEKQGTRGLQGLEEADITKFPLHLQQDTEEQAGDSSEPEMDHSGECKETGEAQSGLNSLKKDDVPVSDSRCSTGEKQFSCSKCRKRFGFKSNLKRHMRTHRVRKPLKDCKGQEPARKLDPDRHPEPHTDQAGDSSEPETDDSEDQEETREAQSALKSLKKDDVPVSDTRCSTGEEQFSCSKCTKRYGSKRSLKRHMRTHTGERPFSCSVSDQRSTRLQQLRNHQLVGCQPSQLHQRPTEQMETEADGEDCGGPEPARKSDPDRHPEPETDDKTGDSSEPETDDSEDQEETREAHSALKSLENDDVPVSDTRCSTGDEQFSCSKCAKRYGSKSSLKRHMRTHSGLKYVRCSVCKKGFLRESHLQRHMITHTGEKAFSCSVCKKAFGYKATLQKHMTTHTGEKRFSCSVCKKCFAWSCSLKRHLRTHKGKKRLG